One Maribacter cobaltidurans genomic window carries:
- a CDS encoding DUF5676 family membrane protein translates to MYRLNVKKLGFAFGLTGALIYLGCMVVMATAGQEGSIIFFNSLLHGLDTTNIIRMDVPLLEALFGIVQTFILGWLIGACIAGFYNAQIKRR, encoded by the coding sequence ATGTATCGATTAAACGTAAAAAAACTTGGTTTTGCTTTCGGTCTCACAGGAGCCTTGATTTATCTGGGCTGTATGGTCGTCATGGCTACCGCAGGGCAAGAAGGGAGCATAATATTTTTCAATAGCCTATTGCACGGTCTGGACACGACCAATATTATTAGAATGGATGTCCCCCTACTGGAGGCTCTCTTTGGCATCGTACAAACCTTTATTCTAGGTTGGCTCATTGGAGCATGCATTGCAGGCTTTTATAACGCACAAATTAAGAGGAGATAA
- a CDS encoding SHOCT domain-containing protein yields MHFFDGHWGGMHFVWWIIWLILLIWIFFVPYDIPYRKSKKEDPLAILKKRFANGEITKEEFEESKRILKSE; encoded by the coding sequence ATGCATTTTTTTGACGGACACTGGGGCGGTATGCACTTCGTATGGTGGATCATATGGTTGATCCTCTTAATATGGATCTTCTTTGTGCCATACGACATCCCTTACCGAAAATCGAAGAAGGAAGACCCTCTCGCAATTCTCAAAAAAAGATTTGCCAATGGGGAAATTACAAAAGAGGAATTTGAAGAATCAAAAAGGATTCTAAAATCCGAATAG
- a CDS encoding SHOCT domain-containing protein, whose protein sequence is MFYRDGFFWGMHLIWWAIWFVALGWIFFAPSGTSDAEINEDDPVTTLKIRFAKGEISKEEYEQSRNLLRSDK, encoded by the coding sequence ATGTTTTACAGAGATGGATTTTTTTGGGGAATGCACCTTATCTGGTGGGCAATTTGGTTCGTGGCTTTAGGCTGGATTTTTTTTGCGCCGTCTGGCACATCTGATGCAGAAATCAATGAAGACGATCCGGTAACAACGCTCAAAATCCGGTTTGCCAAGGGCGAGATTTCCAAGGAGGAATATGAGCAATCAAGGAATCTTTTAAGATCGGACAAATAG
- a CDS encoding heavy-metal-associated domain-containing protein, which produces MKHTYQINGLSCGGCIARVKKTMEAHPDIEKTEIFLSPKGKTIISMKEKLSVEDLQKQLNKLEGYTITEVI; this is translated from the coding sequence ATGAAACACACATATCAAATAAACGGACTAAGCTGTGGCGGATGTATAGCAAGGGTAAAAAAAACCATGGAAGCGCACCCGGACATTGAGAAAACGGAAATCTTTTTAAGCCCAAAAGGAAAGACGATCATAAGTATGAAAGAGAAACTTTCGGTAGAAGATTTGCAAAAGCAACTCAACAAACTTGAGGGCTATACCATTACTGAGGTCATTTAA
- a CDS encoding porin family protein: protein MKKLIYFLTVVVLGTTSYAQTYNTFEPSKTQFMLRGYGHTGFEYMDSGDETESTFLGAAFAPIFLYKHSDRLMFEAELEFVLEGNELETGLEYADVMYVLNRNMTVRAGKFLLPFGTFMERLHPAWINRLPNTPLGYGHDGIAPSSGIGVELRGAFDLGGPTLNYSVYSTNGPRLKDGNLEPEEAGMLQFENYEDTNLAKAYGGRIGLLPFSDSSTEIGFSAYSTSGTGEEDSEYEDIGAFLYALDFSFVKQISGISGVVDVKAQYNNSNVDTATFTELEDGIAEEYSFDNQSNSFYGQLSYRPTMASNDFVKKLEFVGRYSDFNAPEGAEWEEKSVQYAFGVNYWLSWRSVVKLSYQTTETEGGHDGNGITNTDGLFLHWAIGF from the coding sequence ATGAAAAAGCTAATATATTTTCTAACAGTAGTGGTCTTAGGTACAACTTCATACGCCCAGACCTATAACACGTTTGAACCGAGCAAGACCCAATTTATGCTGCGTGGTTACGGGCATACAGGATTTGAATATATGGATTCTGGGGATGAAACAGAATCCACATTTTTGGGTGCGGCCTTTGCTCCAATATTTCTTTATAAACATTCAGATAGGCTGATGTTTGAGGCAGAACTGGAGTTTGTTCTTGAAGGGAACGAACTGGAAACCGGTTTGGAATATGCGGACGTTATGTATGTACTTAATAGAAACATGACCGTTAGGGCCGGAAAATTTCTTTTACCATTTGGCACTTTTATGGAACGCTTGCATCCTGCATGGATTAACAGATTGCCCAATACGCCTTTGGGCTATGGGCATGACGGAATTGCACCTTCCTCGGGTATAGGGGTAGAATTAAGAGGGGCATTTGATTTGGGAGGCCCTACTTTGAACTATTCGGTATACTCCACAAACGGTCCACGTCTCAAGGACGGTAATTTGGAACCTGAAGAAGCGGGGATGCTTCAATTCGAGAATTATGAGGACACCAATCTTGCCAAGGCTTATGGGGGTCGAATCGGCTTGCTGCCTTTTTCTGATTCTTCCACAGAAATAGGGTTTTCAGCGTATTCCACTAGTGGAACGGGGGAAGAAGATTCAGAATATGAAGATATCGGTGCCTTTCTCTATGCCTTGGATTTTTCCTTTGTCAAACAAATATCAGGAATAAGCGGCGTAGTTGACGTAAAGGCGCAATACAATAATTCCAATGTGGATACGGCAACTTTTACAGAACTGGAGGATGGTATCGCAGAAGAATACTCTTTTGATAACCAAAGTAATTCCTTTTATGGGCAATTGAGCTATAGGCCTACCATGGCAAGCAACGACTTTGTCAAGAAATTGGAGTTTGTTGGAAGATATTCAGATTTCAATGCTCCCGAGGGTGCCGAATGGGAGGAAAAATCAGTTCAGTATGCCTTTGGCGTCAACTATTGGCTGAGCTGGCGTTCTGTAGTCAAGTTGAGTTACCAGACCACGGAAACAGAAGGAGGCCATGACGGTAATGGAATCACAAATACAGATGGATTATTTCTGCATTGGGCCATAGGATTTTAA
- a CDS encoding c-type cytochrome: MKNKRDIRIWTILMVTGLLILGFNGHAQEKWVAPASADKIVNPLKGDTDALANGKRTYRMLCVVCHGAKGKGDGVGGAGLKPLPTNLTSAEFQAQTDGAIFWKLEEGRSPMASYKTALPEKKRWELINYIRTLKQ, translated from the coding sequence ATGAAAAACAAAAGAGACATACGTATTTGGACCATATTAATGGTCACAGGTTTGTTAATTCTCGGGTTCAATGGCCATGCCCAAGAAAAATGGGTAGCCCCTGCAAGTGCCGATAAGATTGTCAACCCCTTAAAGGGGGACACAGATGCATTGGCAAACGGGAAAAGGACGTACAGAATGCTCTGTGTGGTCTGCCATGGAGCCAAGGGCAAAGGTGATGGCGTTGGTGGCGCAGGATTAAAGCCGCTACCGACCAATTTGACCAGTGCCGAGTTCCAAGCCCAGACCGACGGCGCAATTTTCTGGAAACTAGAGGAAGGACGCTCACCCATGGCCTCCTATAAAACCGCTCTTCCCGAAAAGAAAAGATGGGAATTGATTAACTATATCAGAACCTTGAAACAATGA
- a CDS encoding helix-turn-helix domain-containing protein, protein MDSQREYWIKNMVCSRCLKVIKQDLEEIGVEVLSLELGKLSVRITTEIDKKIDLKIAEVLHSNGFEIAKNEEEMIVENIKITLIELVTDLPLHIKEKTSEHLAAELHRDYKMLSKIFSKKENITIEKYFIKLKVERVKELIQLQQHAFSDIAYLLDYSSVNHLSRQFKNVTGLSMTDYKNSQVWERSFLDEII, encoded by the coding sequence ATGGATTCTCAGAGAGAATACTGGATCAAGAATATGGTCTGCAGTCGGTGCCTTAAGGTCATAAAGCAGGACCTTGAAGAAATCGGTGTAGAAGTGCTTTCCCTTGAACTGGGCAAACTATCAGTCCGTATCACTACTGAAATTGATAAAAAAATCGATTTGAAAATAGCGGAGGTGCTTCATTCCAACGGATTTGAAATCGCCAAGAACGAGGAGGAAATGATCGTAGAGAATATCAAGATCACCTTAATCGAACTTGTAACAGACCTTCCTTTACATATTAAGGAAAAGACTTCCGAACATTTGGCAGCAGAACTACATCGGGATTATAAGATGTTGAGCAAGATTTTCTCTAAAAAAGAGAACATTACCATTGAAAAGTACTTTATAAAACTGAAGGTCGAAAGGGTCAAAGAGCTCATACAGTTGCAACAGCATGCGTTCTCGGACATAGCCTATCTACTCGATTACAGTAGCGTGAACCATTTATCCAGACAGTTTAAAAATGTTACTGGATTGAGCATGACAGATTATAAAAACAGCCAAGTATGGGAAAGAAGCTTCCTTGACGAAATTATATAG
- a CDS encoding HYC_CC_PP family protein has translation MKRFLRKIVSIGLTFAILFATTSFSADMHFCCNKLVDIAVFGKAKSCDDKVQKSESPSKECSVGAEDCCRNETFSKAGDDNVKKVTAEFSIENYVFLHSFFYTYINRFEGLDKNIVPFVNYDPPWIEKDTLVLHETFLI, from the coding sequence ATGAAGCGCTTTTTACGTAAAATAGTATCCATCGGTTTGACGTTCGCAATACTTTTTGCGACCACATCCTTTAGCGCTGATATGCATTTCTGTTGTAACAAATTAGTGGATATTGCCGTATTTGGTAAGGCAAAATCTTGTGATGATAAAGTTCAAAAAAGCGAAAGTCCTTCCAAGGAGTGTTCTGTAGGAGCCGAGGATTGTTGCAGGAATGAAACATTTAGCAAGGCCGGTGATGACAACGTTAAAAAGGTTACCGCGGAATTCAGCATCGAAAACTATGTTTTCTTACATAGCTTTTTTTACACCTATATAAATCGATTTGAAGGGCTAGATAAAAACATCGTTCCCTTTGTAAATTATGATCCGCCATGGATAGAGAAGGACACTCTTGTGCTTCATGAAACTTTCCTTATTTGA
- a CDS encoding QcrA and Rieske domain-containing protein → MERKQFLRSLGAGAAFAIVFPCVQGCSKDGNGDVSPEDMRPIPTGIDFTIDLSSNEGNGLQNNGDYILKDYVVVVKNLEGNFVAASQICSHQQTEEVRFVENDGGIYYCSTHGARFDQTGKPLNSITSNPLKIFQTELTGNLLRVFE, encoded by the coding sequence ATGGAAAGAAAACAATTTTTACGAAGTTTGGGTGCCGGTGCCGCGTTTGCCATTGTTTTTCCGTGTGTTCAAGGCTGTTCCAAAGATGGTAACGGAGACGTTTCCCCAGAGGATATGAGACCGATACCTACCGGAATCGATTTTACGATAGACCTTAGCTCCAACGAGGGTAATGGCTTACAGAACAACGGCGATTATATTTTGAAGGACTATGTGGTCGTAGTTAAAAATTTAGAAGGTAATTTTGTGGCGGCCAGTCAGATATGCAGCCATCAACAGACCGAGGAAGTTAGGTTTGTGGAGAACGACGGCGGTATTTACTATTGTTCTACCCATGGCGCACGCTTTGACCAAACCGGAAAGCCCTTAAACAGTATTACGAGCAACCCTTTAAAAATATTCCAGACTGAACTTACGGGAAACCTACTTCGGGTCTTTGAATGA
- a CDS encoding DUF6503 family protein, with amino-acid sequence MNYQKTTGPIKNYMKQVSNKPFFFSIPIIISILSFSLSFAQQDIIDKAIAVSGTEKLKNAKASFDFRDYQYTYKRNQGRFEYTRIGKKGDGTEIRDVYTNKGLVRYVADTLISLTEKREKAYTNSVNSVMYFAFLPLWLKDPAVIVEDQGRSLIKGKEYYKIRITFKQEGGGDDFEDVFLYWFDVEDYSMDYLAYKYFTGKGGMRFREAYNQRNVNGVVIQDYRNLQPKIKDGIDFDEIEKAFENDQLEELSLIQLKNVKIKTIPKP; translated from the coding sequence ATGAATTACCAAAAAACAACTGGACCGATCAAGAACTATATGAAACAAGTAAGCAACAAACCATTCTTTTTTTCGATTCCAATAATCATATCCATACTATCTTTTAGTCTTTCCTTTGCGCAACAAGATATCATCGATAAGGCCATAGCGGTTTCGGGAACCGAAAAATTGAAAAATGCAAAGGCTTCATTTGATTTTAGGGATTATCAGTATACATACAAAAGAAACCAAGGGCGATTTGAATACACAAGAATCGGCAAGAAAGGCGATGGCACGGAAATACGGGATGTCTATACCAATAAGGGGCTGGTCCGCTATGTGGCCGATACCTTGATAAGCCTTACCGAAAAAAGAGAGAAAGCCTATACCAATTCGGTAAATTCAGTGATGTATTTTGCATTTCTTCCATTATGGCTCAAAGACCCCGCGGTCATTGTAGAAGACCAAGGTAGAAGCTTGATAAAAGGTAAGGAGTACTATAAAATCCGTATTACTTTCAAACAAGAGGGCGGTGGCGATGATTTTGAGGATGTGTTCCTCTATTGGTTCGATGTTGAGGATTATAGTATGGATTATCTGGCTTACAAATACTTTACCGGCAAAGGGGGAATGCGGTTTCGGGAAGCATACAACCAGCGCAACGTTAATGGGGTCGTAATACAGGATTACCGTAACCTACAACCTAAAATAAAAGACGGCATTGATTTTGATGAAATCGAGAAGGCTTTTGAAAATGACCAACTGGAAGAACTCTCACTCATTCAATTGAAAAATGTGAAAATCAAAACGATACCCAAACCTTAG
- a CDS encoding spermidine synthase gives MKNLLAIPKFERSGSFIFLCALFLLSGTAGLIFQVIWMYRLGLVFGNAAYATAATLSAFFLGLALGGRFFGKASARFKRPLRLYGFMELGIAVTALLLVPGLHFYEKYYSDIVSFLGVSRSVLLVIKFVFGISLLFFPSFLMGGTFPVLAQYIGKNRIDLSRRGTILYAVNTLGAALGAFAAAFYLLARYGVSATYGFAMALALSVGVLALVIDRFYKTPHPAALEAFDWPEKHEKSTYATSELGYGQFITVAFFSGALALAAETLWTKMLAQVLQNSVYSFAAILVVFLLSLGLGGILSHVLVRLRAPSTKFLILLLASAAILIGISPTVFSTVTNGLEYLAVNASWLTYIWSVFKLSLIVIMPPTIILGAVFPFLLKAAPTIHMPSGIIAGKLVLYNSLGGFVGPVVAGFVLFDLVGLWNSIKIIAVLYGILALLIVFPASGKKKIIQLLLPVALIFGIFVLKNPPLVQLKTGEKVLDYWQSSDGVVSIIQLAGNLEMRLDNFYVLGDSKSFLVEQMQAHVPLMIHSAPKNVAFLGLGTGITAGAAFNHDVENVVAVELVSNVVTAAKRYFSPWTNGLFKDKRAHIVADDARNFLLGANKKFDVIIGDLFTPWHAGTGSLYTLEHFEQVKKRLSPGGIFAQWLPLYQLTPENFNTIAATFAAVYPQVTLWRADFSTDRASIVLVGQEAGSQLNDNTLRKNIVHVVGKQIDPENNHMAGLFYLGNLEAIRNRLSGVELNTDDRRSVEFKAPILSQQANSGSASYITGKELDDLLTLLNTNLPAGKDPYLSNLAEEEIRFVKVGALYHRYLRYVSTGEEDKAKKIREQIQFLAPDFLQTETKAIDE, from the coding sequence ATGAAAAACCTGTTAGCGATTCCAAAATTTGAACGTTCTGGAAGCTTCATTTTCTTATGTGCCTTGTTTTTGTTGTCCGGCACCGCTGGCCTTATATTCCAAGTGATTTGGATGTACCGGCTGGGACTTGTTTTCGGGAATGCGGCGTATGCAACAGCTGCAACATTATCCGCTTTTTTTCTCGGATTGGCCCTTGGGGGACGGTTTTTTGGCAAGGCTTCCGCCCGTTTTAAACGTCCACTTCGCTTATATGGCTTTATGGAGCTAGGTATTGCCGTAACGGCACTCTTGTTGGTTCCTGGCCTCCATTTCTACGAAAAGTACTATTCTGATATCGTATCTTTTTTAGGGGTTTCAAGAAGCGTTCTCTTAGTCATCAAGTTTGTATTTGGTATTTCATTACTTTTTTTTCCTTCATTTTTAATGGGAGGCACCTTTCCCGTTTTGGCACAGTACATCGGGAAAAATCGAATTGACCTTTCAAGACGTGGAACGATTTTGTATGCCGTAAATACCTTAGGGGCCGCTCTAGGTGCTTTTGCTGCCGCGTTTTATTTGTTAGCTAGGTACGGGGTCAGTGCAACCTATGGCTTTGCCATGGCCCTGGCTCTTTCCGTAGGGGTTCTGGCGCTTGTTATCGACCGCTTTTATAAGACTCCCCACCCAGCTGCTCTTGAAGCCTTCGATTGGCCTGAAAAGCACGAAAAATCCACTTACGCTACATCCGAATTGGGTTATGGCCAATTCATCACGGTCGCCTTTTTTTCCGGGGCCTTGGCACTAGCGGCCGAAACCTTATGGACTAAAATGTTAGCCCAAGTTTTACAAAATTCGGTCTATTCGTTCGCTGCAATATTGGTAGTGTTCCTTTTATCCCTAGGGCTTGGCGGTATTTTATCCCATGTGCTGGTAAGGCTAAGGGCGCCGTCAACAAAATTTTTGATCTTATTGTTGGCCTCGGCCGCAATTTTGATAGGAATATCTCCAACGGTATTCAGTACTGTGACAAACGGACTTGAGTACCTTGCAGTGAACGCATCTTGGCTTACATATATATGGTCCGTCTTTAAACTAAGCCTAATAGTAATTATGCCTCCAACTATTATTTTAGGTGCCGTGTTTCCCTTTCTGTTGAAAGCGGCCCCTACAATCCATATGCCATCTGGGATAATCGCGGGCAAATTAGTACTCTACAATTCGTTGGGCGGCTTTGTGGGACCGGTAGTGGCAGGTTTTGTTCTATTTGATTTGGTCGGCCTCTGGAATAGTATAAAAATCATTGCTGTTCTGTATGGCATCTTAGCTCTATTGATTGTTTTCCCAGCATCCGGAAAAAAGAAAATTATTCAACTTTTATTACCAGTTGCATTGATTTTCGGAATATTCGTGTTGAAAAACCCACCTCTTGTACAATTGAAAACAGGAGAAAAAGTACTGGATTATTGGCAATCAAGCGACGGTGTCGTCTCTATAATACAATTGGCGGGAAATTTAGAGATGCGATTAGATAATTTTTATGTGCTCGGGGATTCGAAATCGTTTTTGGTCGAGCAAATGCAGGCCCATGTTCCGCTTATGATACATTCAGCACCTAAAAATGTGGCGTTTTTGGGACTGGGTACCGGCATCACGGCAGGTGCCGCGTTTAATCATGATGTAGAAAATGTAGTAGCCGTTGAACTGGTGTCCAACGTGGTTACTGCGGCAAAACGTTATTTTTCACCTTGGACCAATGGACTTTTCAAAGATAAACGGGCGCATATCGTAGCTGACGATGCCAGAAACTTTCTTCTGGGCGCCAATAAGAAATTCGACGTTATTATCGGAGACCTTTTTACCCCGTGGCATGCGGGTACGGGAAGTCTTTACACCCTTGAGCATTTTGAACAAGTTAAAAAGCGATTATCGCCCGGTGGCATCTTTGCGCAATGGTTACCGCTATACCAGCTTACACCTGAGAACTTCAATACCATTGCCGCTACATTTGCAGCCGTTTATCCACAAGTGACACTCTGGCGGGCCGATTTTTCCACGGACCGGGCCAGTATCGTACTCGTTGGCCAGGAAGCAGGCTCACAGCTTAACGATAATACCTTACGCAAAAATATTGTCCATGTAGTGGGTAAGCAAATTGACCCGGAAAACAACCACATGGCCGGTCTTTTTTATCTAGGTAACTTGGAGGCCATTAGAAATCGGTTGTCGGGTGTTGAACTGAATACCGATGACAGAAGGTCTGTTGAATTTAAGGCACCTATTCTATCGCAACAAGCCAATTCGGGCAGTGCAAGCTATATTACAGGCAAGGAGTTGGATGATTTGTTGACCTTATTAAATACTAATCTTCCTGCTGGGAAAGACCCCTATCTTTCCAACTTGGCAGAGGAAGAAATTCGATTTGTAAAAGTGGGGGCGCTTTACCATCGTTATTTGCGATATGTCAGTACCGGGGAAGAAGATAAGGCAAAAAAAATACGGGAACAGATACAGTTCTTGGCACCGGACTTTTTACAGACGGAGACCAAAGCTATTGATGAATAG